The window ATTACCATGTGAATCAGCCTTTACACTCACTATGTGCCATCCATGAATTACCATGTGAATCAGCCTTTACACTCACTATGTGCCATCCATGAATTACCATGTGAATCAGCCTTTCACTCACTATGTGCCATCCATGAATTACCATGTGAATCAGCCTTTACACTCACTATGTGCCATCCATGAATTACCATGTGAATCATCCTTTACACTCACTATGTGCCATCCAAATTACCATGTGAATCATCCTTTACACTCACTATGTGCCATCCATGAATTACCATGTGAATCAGCCTTTACACTCACTATGTGCCATCCATGAATTACCATGTGAATCAGCCTTTACACTCACTATGTGCCATCCATGAATTACCATGTGAATCAGCCTTTACACTCACAATGTGCCATCCATAAATGACTACCATGTGAATCATCCTTTACACTCACTATGTGCCATCCATGAATTACCATGTGAATCATCCTTTACACTCACTATGTGCCATCCATGAATTACCACGTGAATCAGCCTTTACACTCACTATATGCCATCCATGGAATTACCATGTGAATCAGCCTTTACACTCACTATGTGCCATCCATGAATTACCATGTGAATCAGCCTTACACTCACTATGTGCCATCCATGAATTACCAGGAATCAGCCTTTACACTCACTATGTGCCATCCATGAATTACCATGTGAATCAGCCTTTACACTCACTATGTGCCATCCATGAATTACCATGTGAATCAGCCTTTACACTCACTATGTGCCATCCATGAATTACCAGGTGAATCAGCCTTTACACTCACTATGTGCCATCCATGAATTACCATGTGAATCATCCTTTACACTCACTATGTGCCATCCATGAATTACCACGTGAATCAGCCTTTACACTCACTATGTGCCATCCAATGAATTACCATGTGAATCAGCCTTTACACTCACTATGTGCCATCCATGAATTACCACGTGAATCAGCCTTTACACTCACTATGTGCCATCCATGAATTACCATGGTGAATCAGCCTTTACACTCACTATGTGCCATCCATGAATTACCATGTGAATCAGCCTTTACACTCAATATGTGCCATCCATGAATTACCATGTGAATCAGCCTTACACTCACTATGTGCCATCCATGAATTACCATGTGAATCAGCCTTTACACTCACTATGTGCCATCCATGAATTACCATGTGAATCAAGCCTTTACACTCACTATGTGCCATCCATGAATTACCATGTGAATCATCCTTTACACTCACTATGTGCCATCCATAAATTACCATGTGAATCATCCTTTACACTCACTATGTGCCATCCATGAATTACCATGTGAATATCCTTTACACTCACTATGTGCCATCCATGAATTACCATGTGAATCAGCCTTTACACTCACAATGTGCCATCCATAAATGACTACCATGTGAATCATCCTTTACACTCACTATGTGCCATCCATGAATTACCATGTGAATCATCCTTTACACTCACTATGTGCCATCCATGAATTACCACGTGAATCAGCCTTTACACTCACTATGTGCCATCCATGAATTACCATGTGAATCAGCCTTACACTCACTATGTGCCATCCATGAATTACCATGTGAATCAGCCTTTACACTCACAATGTCACATCCATAAATGACTACCATGTGAATCAGCCTTTACACTCACAATGTCACATCCATAAATGACTACCATGTGAATCAGCCTTTACACTCACAATGTCACATCCATAAATGACTACCATGTGAATCAGCCTTTACACTCACAATGTCACATCCATAAATGACTACCGTGTGAATCAGCCTTTACACTCACAATGTGACATCCATAAATGACTACCATGTGAATCAGCCTTTACAATAATAGTGATCCAGAGGCATCACATGGTCTGAGCCTGGATTCTGATTTTGAAACCCCTGAGCACTACATTCTAACACTGTGTTTCTCTCATGATACTATCAGACTGAGGGTCCTGAACACTTTACATTCTAACACTGGGGTTCTCTCATTGATACTATCAGACTGAGGGTCCTGAACACTTTACATTCTAACACTGGGTTTCTCTCATGATACTATCAGACTGGGGTCCTGAGCACTTTACATTCTAACACTGGGTTTCTCTCATGATACTATCAGACTGGGGGTCCTGAGCACTTTACATTCTAACACTGGGTTTTCTCTCATGATACTATCAGACTGGGGGTCCTGAGCACTTTACATTCTAACACTGTGTTTCTCTCATGATACTATCAGGACTGGGGGGTCCTGAACACTTTACATTCTAACACTGTGTTTCTCTCATGATACTATCAGACTGAGGGTCCTGAACACTTTACATTCTAACACTGGGTTTCTCTCATGATACTATCAGACTGAGGGTCCTGAACACTTTACATTCTAACACTGGGTTTCTCTCATGATACTATCAGACTGGGGGTCCTGAGCACTTTACATTCTAACACTGGGTTTCTCTCATGATACTATCAGACTGGGGGTCCTGAGCACTTTACATTCTAACACTGGGTTTCTCTCATGATACTATCAGACTGAGGGTCCTGAACACTTTACATTCTAACACTGGGTTTCTCTCATGATACTATCAGACTGGGGGTCCTGAACACTTTACATTCTACCACTGTGTTTCTCTCATGATACTATCAGACTGAGGGTCCTGAACACTTTACATTCTAACACTGTGTTTCTCTCATGATACTATCAGACTGAGGGTCCTGAGCACTTTACATTCTAACACTGGGTTTCTCTCATGATACTATCAGACTGAGGGTCCTGAACACTTACATTCTAACACTGTGTTTCTCTCATGATACCATCAGACTGGGGGTCCTGAACACTTTTCATTCTAACACTGGATTTCATGATACTATCAGACTGGGGGTCCTGAGCACTTTACATTCTAACACTGGGTTTCTCTCATGATACTATCAGACTGAGGGTCCTGAGCACTTACATTCTAACACTGGGTTTTCTCTCATGATACTATCAGACTGAGGGTCCTGAACACTTTACATTCTAACACTGGGTTTCTCTCATGATACTATCAGACTGAGGGTCCTGAACACTTTACATTCTAACACTGGGTTTCTCTCATGATACTATCAGACTGGGGGTCCTGAGCACTTTACATTCTACCACTGTGTTTCTCTCATGATACTATCAGACTGAGGGCCCTGAGCACTTTACATTCTACCACTGTGTTTCTCTCATGATACTATCAGACTGGGGGTCCTGAGCACTTTACATTCTAACACTGTGTTTCATGATACTATCAGACTGAGGGTCCTGAGCACTTTACATTCTAACACTGTGTTTCTCTCATGATACTATCAGACTGGGGGTCCTGAGCACTTTACATTCTAACACTGGGTTTCTCTCATGATACTATCAGACTGAGGGTCCTGGACACTTTACATTCTAACACTGTGTTTCTCTCATGATACTATCAGACTGAGGGTCCTGAACACTTTACATTCTAACACTGGGTTTCTCTCATGATACTATCAGACTGAGGGTCCTGAACACTTTACATTCTAACACTGGGTTTCTCTCATGATACTATCAGACTGGGGGTCCTGAGCACTTTACATTCTAACACTGGGTTTCTCTCATGATACTATCAGACTGGGGGTCCTGAGCACTTTACATTCTAACACTGGGTTTCTCTCATGATACTATCAGACTGAGGGTCCTGAGCACTTTACATTCTAACACTGGGTTTCTCTCATGATACTATCAGACTGGGGGTCCTGAACACTTTACATTCTAACACTGGGTTTCTCTCATGATACTATCAGACTGGGGGTCCTGAACACTTTACATTCTAACACTGTGTTTCTCTCATGATACTATCAGACTGGGGGTCCTGAACACTTTACATTCTAACACTGGGTTTCTCTCATGATACTATCAGACTGAGGGTCCTGAACACTTTACATTCTAACACTGGGTTTCTCTCATGATACTATCAGACTGGGGGTCCTGAACACTTTACATTCTAACACTGTGTTTCTCTCATGATACTATCAGACTGAGGGTCCTGAACACTTTACATTCTAACACTGGGTTTCTCTCATGATACTATCAGACTGAGGGTCCTGAACACTTTACATTCTAACACTGGGTTTCTCTCATGATACTATCAGACTGGGGGTCCTGAGCACTTTACATTCTAACACTGGGTTTCTCTCATGATACTATCAGACTGAGGGTCCTGAACACTTTACATTCTAACTGTGTTTCTCTCATGATACTATCAGACTGAGGGTCCTGAACACTTTACATTCTAACACTGGGTTTCTCTCATGATACTATCAGACTGAGGGTCCTGAACACTTTACATTCTAACACTGGGTTTCTCTCATGATACTATCAGACTGGGGGTCCTGAGCACTTTACATTATGAAACTGTCTGTCGTTCTCATACTGTACACAAATCACAGCAAGTATCTCCTGAAGTCTATAGAAAGATGGGAGTCGGTCAGAATTGGTATGGTGTATTCACTGTGCAGCTGTCAGCTAGCCAAGTGATGGTTGCAGCTGCTGTGGGGAACATATGATACTCCTGCAAGTTCCTGACCACTCCTTAGGATTTATGATACGGTATGGATGCTATTGAATCTGCAACAAGCGCTACACATTTTGAATATATATCACATACATTTCATGAGCAAGAATAATATACCATATAACTATATATCACAATTAGTTGATGAGAAGCACTTCAATCCAATGCTATACTTTCAGAATGTAAGGACCATATCTGGTAAGGACATTGATCTGGTTAGTATATATATATTGGTCTCTACAATTGAACTAATTATAGTTAAATGACAGGATAACAATCCAATGGTGATACACCCTTTCACATGGTCAAAGAGGTTAGTCCAATCAAAACGTCTCTTTCTATCTCCGTCCCGCCCACAGTGATGGTCGCTTAGCGCGGGCTTCCTGTGATTGATCCAACGGAATACTGTGTTTCTCCGAGGCTACTGGTCCGGTTTGTTACCGACTATATGTTACACTTATAACTGGCTAGGAAAACACGGTATTGTTTTTAACTTTTCGTTACTTGTGTTGTGAAAAAATCACTTAAACGTGTTGATACTTTAGAAACAGTAACGTTACGGTGTGGACGTCATGTCTTGCGGCTCTGTCTCGTAAATTTCTGCGAGTCGGTTTTAACTCGGGAGAGAGAAGTTTCTTCATTTGTTGTGAAAATTGTCGCGCTGTTTACTTGAGGTATTTTGGTAAAGTACTGGCCTTAAACTATTCAGTAAGTTAGAAAACGGTTTATTTGTGTGTACACCCACTTTGGCTAAAGTGTTtgtagctaactaactagccttGACAAACTTTCCTCTGTGTCAACACAAGTTTGTTTTGCCAGGCCACAACGACAACTGACTGGCTACACTGaggtatctaacgttagctactatATCTGTCCATCTAATATTCATCTAGTTGGAACAATGTGGCAGTCTCTTGTTTTTGATTAACTTGTTGCTTGAGTTTGGACCGGAGTCAAATGACTGGGTACTTTAGCGTCTTTGACATTGCCGTCATGTGAACATCACAAGGAGGAATCTACATGGCAGTTTTAGTTCTGACTACAACACACTTGCCACTATGAACTGAGGTGTTGCTTGTCCGACTGGCATGTTTATCAGCAATTGTGAtgaatgtttttttccctctccACTCAGTTGATGGTCTGCAGTAGAACCTGAGGTAGCGGGCCTAACCGTAGCCCCGACATCATGACCGAGAGTTTCAGCAACATCGAGGATGAGGCGTTCCCCAGTTTCCTGTCTAGCTCTGTGGGCAACAGCCGTGCCACCCTGGGGAACGTCACCCTGGGCTCCACCCTGGGGCTGCCCGTAGCTGCCTCCACCATGGCTAAAATTAGAGCTGGGGCTGACAACAGGTGGGTCAGCAGCACCACTTaccacctcaacatcaacaacaatGTTACTGGAACACAAGGCCCTGCAGAACTATAGGGGTTCTGGCTCAGTACCTTCTAATACAGTGTTACCGTTATGTAGCTCTGATCAGTGTTCATAACAATCTGACTACTAAAAATGAATCTCGTTTCTCTCCAGAGTAAATGCTGTCCAGGCGTCATATCTGGAGGACGGTCGGCTCTCTCTGGCTAACTCTCAGTCCTACAACAAGGAACAGGGGAAATTTGCCCTCAGCTTCAAAGATGAGCTGTGAGTATCAAGAGTTTTAGCAGCAGTGAAAGTCATGTCATGCAGGACTCTATGCTGACTTGTTTTCCAAGGAGCACATGTGCTCTGAAGTTGAAAAATGTAAGGAGCAGATAATGATATTCAGGAGCAAGGTGAATTTTTCCCCCAGGTATTAATGATAAGAATTGTCAGCAATTACAAAATACAGGGTTAAGGAGGACCGGAGAAGTACAGGGTTAAGGAGGACCGGAGAAGTACAGGGTTAAGGAGGACCGGAGAAGTACAGGGTTAAGGAGGACCGGAGAAGTACAGGGTTAAGGAGGACCGGAGAAGTACAGGGTTAAGGAGGACCGGAGAAGTACAGGGTTAAGGAGGACCGGAGAAGTACAGGGTTAAGGAGCCGACGTACTGCGGTTAGGGATGTGTTTTCTTCAGTGAATGATGTTGCTAACATGGatcccctctctgtctttctccaccTCTCAGAGATGATGCAGATGACTTCATAGCAGCCCACCGGTTCTCAGACATGCTGGTGAAGGTGAATCTGGACGAGACCGAGCCCAGGACTAGAGCCTCCTCCCTCGGCCCCAACACACAGACTGGACCTCTCCCTGGAAGACACTCTGAACATGGAGACGGTAACACTGTACCATTTACCTTGGTTTGCGtttctgtgtggctcagttggtagagcatggtgcatGCAATGCCAGGGTCGTGGGTTCGATTCCAGGGTCACCCATTAGTCAAATGGTATCCACGCGTCACGAAGTGGCTTTGGaaaaaagcgtctgctaaatggcatttattatttgtattattagcAGTagtggtattattattattattagtagtagtggtattattattagtagtaatgGTATTATTaacagtagtggtagtattattagtattagtGGTATTATTAGtagtgatattattattattattagtagtagtattattggtattattattattattattagtattattattagtattattattggtattattattGGGTTGAGAGGTAAACCTGATGTACCACGTGGTCTTGATTAACTCTCCGTCCTTCACTAGTTGATAGATCAgtgatgtccatcaggctggtctCTGTCCTTCACTAGTTGATAGATCAgtgatgtccatcaggctggtTTCTGTCCTTCACTAGTTGATAGATCAgtgatgtccatcaggctggtctCCGTCCTTCACTAGTTGATAGATCAgtgatgtccatcaggctggtctCCGTCCTTCACTAGTTGATAGATCAgtgatgtccatcaggctggtctCCGTCCTTCACTAGTTGATAGATCAgtgatgtccatcaggctggtctCTGTCCTTCACTAGTTGATAGATCAgtgatgtccatcaggctggtctCCGTCCTTCACTAGTTGATAGATCAgtgatgtccatcaggctggtctCTGTCCTTCACTAGTTGATAGATCAgtgatgtccatcaggctggtctCTGTCCTTCACTAGTTGATAGATCAgtgatgtccatcaggctggtctCTGTCCTTCACTAGTTGATAGATCAGtatgtccatcaggctggtctCTGTCCTTCACTAGTTGATAGATCAgtgatgtccatcaggctggtctCTGTCCTTCACTAGTTGATAGATCAgtgatgtccatcaggctggtctCTGTCCTTCACTAGTTGATAGATCAgtgatgtccatcaggctggtctCTGTCCTTCACTAGTTGATAGATCAgtgatgtccatcaggctggtctCCGTCCTTCACTAGTTGATAGATCAgtgatgtccatcaggctggtctCTGTCCTTCACTAGTTGATAGATCAgtgatgtccatcaggctggtctCTGTCCTTCACTAGTTGATAGATCAgtgatgtccatcaggctggtctCTGTCCTTCACTAGTTGATAGATCAGtatgtccatcaggctggtctCTGTCCTTCACTAGTTGATAGATCAgtgatgtccatcaggctggtctCTGTCCTTCACTAGTTGATAGATCAgtgatgtccatcaggctggtctCTGTCCTTCACTAGTTGATAGATCAgtgatgtccatcaggctggtctCTGTCCTTCACTAGTTGATAGATCAgtgatgtccatcaggctggtctCCGTCCTTCACTAGTTGATAGATCAgtgatgtccatcaggctggtctCTGTCCTTCACTAGTTGATAGATCAgtgatgtccatcaggctggtctCTGTCCTTCACTAGTTGATAGATCAgtgatgtccatcaggctggtctCCGTCCTTCACTAGTTGATAGATCAgtgatgtccatcaggctggtctCTGTCCTTCACTAGTTGATAGATCAgtgatgtccatcaggctggtctCCGTCCTTCACTAGTTGATAGATCAGTATGTCCATCAGGCTGGTGTGCTATGTTAGCTAACAAACCAACTAACTGAATTTCTCATCTCCCTATCAGATCTCTCTACGGGGCGGCTGACCTTCACCAACCTGGTTAATAGGGACTTTATGGATCTAAAGGTATCACACACTCTCAATGTTGTCTCATTAGCTTTTAGAGGGGTCTCCTTCCCCCTGTCCAGACCTTTAGGGTCCAGGCCTTTGGGGTCCAGTATGGGTGGTagccacctctccctccccctgtccaGACCTTTAGGGTCCAGTATGGGAGGTagccacctctccctccccctgtccaGACCTTTAGGGTCCAGTATGGGTGGTAGCCTCCCCCTGTCCAGACCTTTAGGGTCCAGTATGGGTGGTAGCCTCCCCCTGTCCAGGCCTTTAGGGTCCAGTATGGGTGGTAGCCTCCCCCTGTCCAGGCCTTTAGGGTCCAGTATGGGTGGTAgccacctctccttccccctgtcCAGGCCTTTAGGGTCCAGTATGGGTGGTAGCCTCCCCCTGTCCAGACCTTTAGGGTCCAGTATGGGTGGTAGCCTCCCCCTGTCCAGACCTTTAGGGTCCAGTATGGGTGGTagccacctctcctccccctgtccaGACCTTTAGGGTCCAGTATGGGTGGTAGCCTCCCCCTGTCCAGACCTTTAGGGTCCAGTATGGGTGGTagccacctctcctccccctgtccaGGCCTTTAGGGTCCGGTATGGGTGGTAGCCTCCCCCTGTCCAGACCTTTAGGGTCCAGTATGGGTGGTAGCCACCCCCTGTCCAGACCTTTAGGGTCCAGTATGGGTGGTAGCTTCCCCCTGTCCAGACCTTTAGGGTCCAGTATGGGTGGTAGCCTCCCCCTGTCCAGGCCTTTAGGGTCCGGTATGGGTGGTAGCTTCCCCCTGTCCAGACCTTTAGGGTCCAGTATGGGTGGTAGCCTCCCCCTGTCCAGACCTTTAGGGTCCAGTATGGGTGGTAGCCACCTCTCCTTACCCCTAGTTGTAATCCTGTCTCTGGGATCCAGGTCCGATCCCTCCCAGGCACCGTAGACGACCAGAGTCTGGCCAGTGACGGAGCCGACAGCGACCGCTTCAGTGGGAGTGTCTCCAGCTTCCTGGCCAATGAGAAGCTCATGTCTATGGACAGCATGAACAGTGATGTCACAGGTGAGGCCCCACCCCTGTCCTAGCTCAACATGAAGCTTATTCAGGAAGATGCAGCATTACTGACCATTCACATAGAAATGGATAGTGCAGAACAGACATGGGGTTTTTGCGTTGTTAAAAAGCAAAGGAAATTGTGCCAGCTCTATGCATTTAATTTATTTCTACAACAATGTGAACGTTCACCTTTCTGAACACCTCTCTGGTGGTGGTTATAGCTGTGTGTTGTCTGAACACCTCTCTGGTGGGGGTTATAGCTGTGTGTTGTCTGAACACCTCTCTGGTGGGGGTTATAGCTGTGTGTTGTCTGAACACCTCTCTGGTGGTGGTTATAGCTGTGTATTGTGTCTGAACACCTCTCTGGTGGGGGTTATAGCTGTGTATTGTGTCTGAACACCTCTCTGGTGGTGGTTATAGCTGTGTGTTGTCTGAACACCTCTCTGGTGGTGGTTATAGCTGTGTGTTGTCTGAACACCTCTCTGGTGGTGGTTATAGCTGTGTATTGTGTCTGAACACCTCTCTGGTGGGGGTTATAGCTGTGTATTGTGTCTGAACACCTCTCTGGTGGTGGTTATAGCTGTGTGTTGTCTGAACACCTCTCTGGTGGTGGTTATAGCTGTGTGTTGTCTGAACACCTCTCTGGTGGTGGTTATAGCTGTGTATTGTGTCTGAACACCTCTCTGGTGGGGGTTATAGCTGTGTATTGTGTCTGAACACCTCTCTGGTGGTGGTTATAGCTGTGTGTTGTCTGAACACCTCTCTGGTGGTGGTTATAGCTGTGTATTGTGTCTGAACACCTCTCTGGTGGGGGTTATAGCTGTGTATTGTGTCTGAACACCTCTCTGGTGGGGGTTATAGCTGTGTATTGTGTCTGAACACCTCTCTGGTGGGGGTTATAGCTGTGTGTTGTCTGAACACCTCTCTGGTGGGGGTTATAGATGTGTATTGTGTCTGAACACCTCTCTGGTGGGGGTTATAGCTGTGTATTGTGTCTGAACACCTCTCTGGTGGGGGTTATAGCTGTGTATTGTGTCTGAACACCTCTCTGGTGGGGGTTATAGCTGTGTGTTGTCTGAACACCTCTCTGGTGGGGGTTATAGCTGTGTATTGTGTCTGAACACCTCTCTGGTGGGGGTTATAGCTGTGTATTGTCTGAACACCTCTCTGGTGGGGGTTATAGCTGTGTATTGTGTCTAAACACCTCTCTGGTGGTGGTTATAGCTGTGTATTGTGTCTGGACACCTCTCTGGTGGGGGTTATAGCTGTGTATTGTGTCTGAACACCTCTCTGGTGGGGGTTATAGCTGTGTATTGTGTTTGTCGTTCTATTGATTATTGATCTTTGCCTGTTTGTCTGTTTGATCCCCAGATGACGATATCGACGTGAACGACCTGCAGGATGAAGATCTGGACCTGTTCTTAAACAAGCTGGTTAGCCCTGCCATGCAGAGAGGACGGGTGGAGGGACAGGAGATACCTCTTGCTGTAAGATGACCTCTCTgcctgctttctcctctctcttcctctgctttctccccgtctcttcccctgctttctcctctctctccc of the Salvelinus namaycush isolate Seneca unplaced genomic scaffold, SaNama_1.0 Scaffold2403, whole genome shotgun sequence genome contains:
- the LOC120038854 gene encoding centrosomal protein of 192 kDa-like, which produces MTESFSNIEDEAFPSFLSSSVGNSRATLGNVTLGSTLGLPVAASTMAKIRAGADNRVNAVQASYLEDGRLSLANSQSYNKEQGKFALSFKDELDDADDFIAAHRFSDMLVKVNLDETEPRTRASSLGPNTQTGPLPGRHSEHGDDLSTGRLTFTNLVNRDFMDLKVRSLPGTVDDQSLASDGADSDRFSGSVSSFLANEKLMSMDSMNSDVTDDDIDVNDLQDEDLDLFLNKLVSPAMQRGRVEGQEIPLADQPANQYYSSQPSSTEPQKNRYQFLDDYDQMPDVRLAATGMDSCPGSDEEDTEDELEAARGHSSTRHRLLLSSTSRQLVGESNRPSFRPGLEGGSSDEEAYSGRNSPLTGYEHRYSAEGQVINTVTGNRH